The following are encoded in a window of Halosolutus halophilus genomic DNA:
- a CDS encoding tyrosine-type recombinase/integrase: protein MSNVAVVDAIDAYLQRKAVGDPDGSGAGTYATNAESILRRWAEWLEGEYGVTTLFELETAHMRAYAAELNERTSKGQYTASTAGTYYAVVRAFLSWCVRGGIVGENPAATAHAESALPSGDDRSERESWTADQRRALERYVRDRALETSSEDSEERRSRLREYAMVAVLAHSGVRGSELFRVPEDDRRTGATWDDVDFYTGTIRVLGKSQRLEDVPLPAPARTPLRKYRIVLDPPANDWPLFPTRHAPSIARRVRETLAERGHDDAEIDALLSESTAQELARERSIAPPAITTEGARSVLKRLCQEVDIDVEGDYLTPRGVRVDSGDDRFRREATSSKPALRASVDEQSIAVPEDRPSVFDDVSKEDESTD, encoded by the coding sequence GTGAGCAACGTCGCCGTCGTGGACGCGATCGACGCGTACCTCCAGCGGAAAGCGGTGGGCGATCCGGACGGGTCGGGTGCGGGAACGTACGCGACCAACGCCGAGTCGATCCTCCGACGCTGGGCGGAGTGGCTCGAGGGTGAGTACGGCGTCACGACGCTGTTCGAACTCGAGACCGCACACATGCGCGCCTACGCGGCCGAACTGAACGAGCGGACGTCGAAGGGTCAGTACACGGCCTCGACCGCCGGCACCTACTACGCGGTCGTCCGGGCCTTTCTCTCGTGGTGTGTCCGCGGCGGGATCGTAGGGGAGAATCCAGCCGCGACGGCACACGCCGAATCGGCGCTCCCGTCGGGGGACGATCGATCGGAGCGAGAGAGCTGGACGGCCGACCAGCGGCGCGCCCTGGAACGGTACGTCCGCGACCGCGCACTCGAGACGTCGAGCGAGGACTCCGAGGAACGCCGGTCTCGACTGCGCGAGTACGCGATGGTCGCGGTGCTCGCCCACTCGGGTGTGCGTGGCTCGGAACTGTTTCGGGTGCCCGAGGACGACCGCCGGACGGGTGCGACGTGGGACGACGTCGACTTCTACACCGGGACGATCCGGGTGCTGGGGAAGTCCCAGCGACTCGAAGACGTGCCGCTCCCCGCGCCGGCACGGACGCCGCTGCGCAAGTACCGGATCGTCCTCGATCCGCCCGCGAACGACTGGCCGCTGTTCCCGACGCGCCACGCCCCGTCGATCGCGCGTCGCGTCCGGGAGACCCTCGCCGAGCGCGGTCACGACGACGCGGAGATCGATGCCCTGCTCTCGGAGTCGACGGCCCAGGAGCTCGCGCGGGAGCGATCGATCGCCCCGCCCGCGATCACGACGGAAGGCGCACGATCGGTCCTCAAACGGCTCTGTCAGGAGGTCGATATCGACGTCGAGGGCGATTACCTGACGCCCCGCGGCGTCCGTGTCGATTCGGGCGACGATCGGTTCCGCCGGGAGGCGACCTCGTCGAAACCGGCACTTCGTGCGTCCGTCGACGAGCAATCGATCGCCGTTCCCGAGGACCGGCCGTCGGTGTTCGACGACGTGAGTAAAGAGGACGAGTCGACCGACTGA
- a CDS encoding NADPH:quinone reductase: protein MQAVRLHEHGGPDVLQVDEVERPEPGADEILVEVGAAGVNPVDTYFREGSYDPADVPFTPGVDFAGTVADVGDGIEAFAAGDRVFGTGIGNGSFQGSYAEYATVPTDRVVHLPDDVDLTEAGAAGVVAVTAWRALIDHANLDPAEYCLVHGGSGGVGHAAVQIGAAVSARVLTTASPDYHEALKEYGAATVLDYDRNDLAEAVLEDSDGGVDVVLDHRLDDYLQFDADVAATGARVVGIGENSPDPGFTNDGAARSKDVSYQFMSMFNTPDLRVPLRGVAHLMETDALSIEVADTYDLADAGEAQRAVIEDSVFGKLVVEP from the coding sequence ATGCAAGCCGTACGCCTTCACGAGCACGGCGGTCCGGACGTGTTACAGGTCGACGAGGTCGAACGCCCCGAACCCGGCGCGGACGAGATTCTCGTCGAAGTCGGTGCTGCGGGGGTCAACCCGGTCGACACCTACTTCCGGGAGGGATCGTACGATCCGGCCGACGTCCCGTTTACGCCCGGCGTCGATTTCGCGGGGACCGTGGCCGACGTCGGTGACGGAATCGAGGCGTTCGCGGCCGGCGATCGCGTCTTCGGGACCGGGATCGGCAACGGCTCCTTCCAGGGTAGCTACGCCGAGTACGCGACCGTCCCGACCGATCGCGTGGTCCACCTCCCCGATGACGTCGACCTCACGGAAGCGGGGGCGGCCGGCGTCGTCGCCGTTACCGCCTGGCGGGCGCTGATCGATCACGCGAACCTCGATCCGGCCGAGTACTGTCTGGTTCACGGCGGTTCCGGCGGCGTCGGTCACGCCGCAGTCCAGATCGGCGCCGCGGTGAGCGCGCGGGTCCTCACCACCGCCTCCCCCGACTACCACGAGGCCCTGAAGGAGTACGGCGCGGCGACCGTGCTCGACTACGATCGGAACGATCTCGCGGAGGCCGTCCTCGAGGATTCCGACGGCGGGGTCGACGTCGTGCTCGATCATCGACTCGACGACTACCTCCAGTTCGACGCCGACGTGGCCGCGACCGGTGCCCGGGTCGTCGGTATCGGCGAAAACTCGCCGGACCCGGGGTTCACGAACGACGGCGCCGCCCGATCGAAGGACGTCTCCTACCAGTTCATGAGCATGTTCAACACGCCGGATCTCCGCGTGCCGCTGCGGGGCGTGGCCCACCTCATGGAGACGGACGCGCTCTCGATCGAGGTCGCGGACACGTACGATCTCGCCGATGCGGGCGAGGCACAGCGAGCCGTGATCGAGGACAGCGTCTTCGGGAAACTCGTCGTCGAACCGTAG
- a CDS encoding Na(+)/H(+) antiporter subunit D — MAIEFLSLAYPPLLVFAAALLVLALPRIAGFAVGALSLAAVLAISLVAPEGQHLAGTFLGFEVVPFYVDDFSRMVGLGLGFLGICSVIYAYSSEASETLVAFALVYVASSIGAAFAGDWLVLLFMWELMAVTSTLVVWHYGGEAVRAGFRYAIFHGTGGVLVMMAVAVHYVQTGTFVYTEAGIADGIPALLAVLGMGVNVAFIGFHTWLPDTYPRPHIAASVFLSVYTTKTSAFVLYRAFPVGGESDLSIYVAYMGGLMAVYGATFALLQHDMRALLSYHIQAQLGYIVAGIGIGSNLAVAGAMSHLFNNVLFKSLLFMAVGVVIYRTGEEDLYRLGGLWREMPLTAIGFGLGALSITAIPGFNGYVSKGMIFDAADPHYYGQPEYQALYWLLWLGAIGTLLSFIKLGYYVFFHGESDVEVADAKPGQIVAMLGLGGACLLFGVWWQGLANLAPTIHGSDFAFTYSGGEGHLHPYSPSHLETAGILTGVAALTFVVVRKPLSKLDLGDPAMVVYPATYSVSRWTMLAVTETFAAVDAAVVGAVTRCYWVGNNPVLAVDAAAGRLPDWMVDVDERQPTDGGRPSTIHLRAGIGTTVFLLTIIVTVILWLLVV; from the coding sequence ATGGCGATCGAATTCCTGTCGCTCGCCTACCCGCCGCTGCTGGTCTTCGCGGCGGCGCTGCTCGTGCTCGCGTTGCCGCGAATCGCCGGCTTCGCGGTCGGCGCGCTCAGCCTCGCGGCCGTACTCGCCATCTCGCTGGTCGCGCCGGAGGGCCAGCACCTGGCCGGTACCTTCCTCGGGTTCGAGGTCGTCCCGTTCTACGTCGACGACTTCTCCCGGATGGTCGGCCTCGGGCTCGGATTCCTCGGGATCTGTAGCGTCATCTACGCCTACTCGAGCGAGGCCAGCGAGACGCTGGTCGCGTTCGCGCTCGTCTACGTCGCCTCGTCGATCGGGGCGGCATTCGCGGGCGACTGGCTCGTCCTCCTGTTCATGTGGGAGCTGATGGCCGTGACCAGCACGCTGGTGGTCTGGCACTACGGCGGCGAGGCGGTTCGAGCGGGCTTCCGGTACGCCATCTTCCACGGGACCGGCGGCGTGCTCGTGATGATGGCAGTCGCCGTCCACTACGTCCAGACCGGGACGTTCGTCTACACCGAGGCCGGCATCGCCGACGGGATCCCGGCGCTGCTTGCGGTGCTCGGGATGGGCGTCAACGTCGCCTTCATCGGTTTTCACACCTGGCTGCCCGACACCTACCCCCGACCGCACATCGCGGCGTCGGTGTTCCTCTCGGTCTACACGACCAAGACGAGCGCGTTCGTCCTCTACCGGGCGTTCCCCGTCGGCGGCGAGAGCGACCTCTCGATCTACGTCGCGTACATGGGCGGCCTGATGGCCGTCTACGGCGCGACGTTCGCGCTGCTGCAACACGACATGCGGGCGCTGCTGTCCTACCACATCCAGGCCCAGCTCGGCTACATCGTGGCCGGAATCGGAATCGGATCCAATCTCGCAGTCGCCGGCGCGATGAGCCACCTGTTCAACAACGTGCTCTTCAAGAGCCTGCTGTTCATGGCCGTCGGCGTCGTCATCTACCGCACCGGCGAGGAGGACCTCTACAGGCTCGGCGGTCTCTGGCGCGAGATGCCGCTAACCGCGATCGGGTTCGGACTCGGTGCGCTCTCGATCACCGCGATTCCCGGGTTCAACGGCTACGTCAGCAAGGGGATGATCTTCGACGCCGCCGACCCGCACTACTACGGACAGCCCGAATATCAGGCGCTGTACTGGCTGCTCTGGCTCGGCGCGATCGGCACGCTGCTCTCGTTCATCAAGCTCGGCTACTACGTCTTCTTCCACGGCGAGAGCGACGTCGAGGTCGCCGACGCAAAGCCCGGCCAGATCGTCGCGATGCTCGGGCTGGGCGGCGCCTGTCTCCTCTTTGGCGTCTGGTGGCAGGGACTGGCCAACCTCGCGCCGACGATTCACGGGAGCGATTTCGCCTTCACGTATTCCGGCGGCGAGGGCCACCTCCATCCCTACAGTCCGTCCCACCTCGAGACGGCCGGGATCCTGACGGGGGTCGCTGCCCTCACGTTCGTCGTCGTCCGAAAACCGCTCTCGAAGCTCGATCTGGGCGATCCGGCGATGGTCGTCTACCCCGCGACGTACTCCGTCAGCCGCTGGACGATGCTGGCCGTTACCGAAACTTTCGCCGCCGTCGACGCCGCCGTCGTCGGCGCGGTCACGCGTTGCTACTGGGTCGGGAACAATCCCGTCCTCGCCGTCGACGCGGCCGCGGGCCGGCTCCCCGACTGGATGGTCGACGTCGACGAACGCCAGCCGACCGACGGGGGCCGGCCGTCGACGATCCACCTCCGAGCGGGGATCGGAACGACCGTCTTCCTGCTGACGATCATCGTGACGGTCATCCTGTGGTTGCTCGTCGTCTGA
- a CDS encoding VOC family protein has product MDIHHTAIEVSDLDATRAFYEDGLGLAYSYDFHTDDGVHNYYVTGETADTEIQFVHDPNDDAPIDAAGIVHLAILVDDADETFDRVLDRTDCTVVREPTTIEAANARAAFVEDPDGYEVELFSRLE; this is encoded by the coding sequence ATGGATATCCACCACACCGCGATCGAGGTCTCGGATCTCGACGCGACGAGAGCGTTCTACGAGGACGGTCTCGGCCTCGCCTACAGTTACGACTTCCACACCGACGACGGCGTTCACAACTACTACGTGACCGGCGAGACCGCAGACACCGAGATCCAGTTCGTCCACGACCCGAACGACGACGCGCCGATCGACGCCGCGGGAATCGTCCACCTCGCGATCCTCGTCGACGACGCGGACGAGACCTTCGATCGGGTCCTCGATCGGACGGATTGCACGGTCGTGCGGGAACCGACGACGATCGAGGCGGCGAACGCCCGGGCGGCGTTCGTCGAGGACCCGGACGGCTACGAGGTCGAACTCTTCTCGCGGTTGGAGTAA
- a CDS encoding proton-conducting transporter membrane subunit, which yields MVADIRPLAAVLVSAVAIVLIVASHRRPNLREGWSVLAALAKFGIIASMLPAVMDGTVYTWSLADSTGIQFLDGIDFALRADPLGIFFALLASFLWIFTAFYATGYMRGLDEHSQTRFFASFAASLSTAVGIAFAANLVTIFVFYELLSLVTYPLVAHNEDDEARIAGRKYLTYTFFGGGVFLLAGTAMIYWLTSLVDQGPTLAFEAGGMEALAAAAGAEPGYAQAAFFLLIAGFGVKAALMPIHSWLADAMVAPTPVSGLLHAVAVVKSGAFGIARVILDVYGPGLIHDLPLDVPGIGEVGLNIPVALVAAFTLTAASIIALRKDHLKRRLAYSTTAQLSYIVLGLSLLHPYAVVGALFHIPAHAFAKLTLFFCAGAIHVETHTDYISEMAGIGKRMPLTMTAFTVGAAGMAGLPPIAGFVSKFYMLIGAGDVGGSYWLFAGALLLSAVLNIGYFWPVVYTAFFESEDRHNAKPFLEFPLGGVLQSYGAGEPDDEHVAADGGETNRSETSDAEQPSDETEAPDEEYEYAVDEYPSDAEIPDRSEGERVSSVDHHGDHDDHLTGGPPAEGWQRRSPFAESTWLMLAPIAVIAAGAIVLGIGPDYAVFLELAIRIVEAVFGMPFEELTDVPFDELLTEVND from the coding sequence ATGGTTGCAGATATCCGTCCGCTGGCTGCCGTGTTGGTCTCGGCGGTGGCGATCGTCCTGATCGTCGCCTCGCATCGCCGTCCGAACCTCCGCGAGGGCTGGTCCGTCCTGGCCGCCCTCGCGAAGTTCGGAATCATCGCCAGCATGCTCCCCGCCGTCATGGACGGCACCGTCTACACGTGGAGTCTCGCGGACTCGACGGGGATCCAGTTCCTCGACGGGATCGACTTCGCCCTGCGTGCCGATCCGCTGGGGATCTTCTTCGCACTCCTCGCGAGTTTCCTCTGGATCTTCACGGCCTTCTACGCGACGGGGTACATGCGCGGGCTCGACGAGCACTCCCAGACACGCTTCTTCGCCTCGTTCGCGGCCAGCCTCTCGACCGCCGTCGGGATCGCGTTCGCGGCGAACCTGGTGACGATCTTCGTCTTCTACGAACTGCTGTCGCTGGTCACCTACCCGCTGGTCGCCCACAACGAGGACGACGAGGCCCGCATCGCCGGGCGAAAGTACCTCACGTACACGTTCTTCGGCGGCGGGGTCTTTCTGCTCGCCGGCACCGCCATGATCTACTGGCTCACGAGTCTGGTCGACCAGGGCCCGACGCTCGCCTTCGAGGCGGGCGGGATGGAGGCCCTCGCCGCGGCCGCGGGGGCCGAACCGGGGTACGCGCAGGCGGCCTTCTTCCTGCTGATCGCCGGCTTCGGCGTCAAGGCCGCGCTGATGCCGATCCACTCCTGGCTCGCCGACGCGATGGTCGCGCCGACCCCCGTCTCCGGGCTGCTCCACGCGGTGGCGGTCGTCAAGTCCGGTGCCTTCGGCATCGCTCGCGTCATCCTCGACGTCTACGGCCCCGGGTTGATCCACGACCTGCCGCTGGACGTGCCCGGTATCGGTGAGGTCGGGCTGAACATCCCGGTCGCTCTCGTCGCCGCGTTCACGCTGACCGCGGCGAGCATCATCGCGCTCCGCAAGGACCACCTCAAACGGCGGCTCGCGTACTCGACGACGGCACAGCTCTCCTACATCGTGCTCGGGCTCTCGCTGTTACACCCGTACGCGGTCGTCGGCGCGCTGTTTCACATCCCCGCGCACGCGTTCGCGAAACTCACTCTGTTCTTCTGTGCCGGCGCGATCCACGTCGAGACCCACACCGACTACATCAGCGAGATGGCCGGCATCGGGAAGCGGATGCCGCTGACGATGACCGCGTTTACCGTCGGTGCGGCCGGCATGGCCGGCCTGCCGCCGATCGCCGGCTTCGTCAGTAAGTTCTACATGCTGATCGGGGCCGGTGACGTCGGCGGCAGCTACTGGCTGTTCGCCGGTGCACTCCTGCTCTCGGCCGTGCTCAACATCGGCTACTTCTGGCCGGTCGTCTACACCGCGTTCTTCGAGAGCGAGGACCGGCACAACGCCAAACCGTTCCTCGAGTTCCCGCTGGGCGGCGTGCTCCAGTCCTACGGCGCGGGTGAGCCGGACGACGAACACGTCGCCGCGGACGGCGGTGAAACGAACCGCTCCGAAACGTCCGACGCGGAGCAACCGTCGGACGAGACCGAAGCGCCCGACGAGGAGTACGAGTACGCCGTCGACGAGTACCCCAGCGATGCCGAGATCCCCGACCGATCCGAGGGCGAGCGGGTCAGCAGCGTCGACCACCACGGCGACCACGACGACCACCTCACCGGCGGCCCGCCCGCCGAGGGCTGGCAACGCCGCTCGCCGTTCGCCGAGAGTACGTGGCTCATGCTCGCACCGATCGCCGTCATCGCCGCGGGTGCGATCGTCCTGGGGATCGGTCCCGACTACGCGGTCTTCCTCGAGTTGGCGATCCGGATCGTCGAGGCCGTCTTCGGCATGCCGTTCGAGGAACTGACTGACGTTCCGTTCGACGAACTCCTGACGGAGGTGAACGACTGA
- a CDS encoding ArsR/SmtB family transcription factor, whose translation MSEETDLSTVLAVLDDDYARQILTETSVEPMSASTLSERCDASLPTIYRRLDRLEECQLVNEETELAPDGNHYSIYSANLDRLELSLDDGSFELELTYQDEDVADKFTRMWEGMR comes from the coding sequence GTGAGTGAGGAGACTGATCTGTCGACGGTGCTCGCCGTTCTCGACGACGATTACGCCCGACAGATCCTCACCGAAACGAGCGTCGAACCCATGTCCGCTAGCACATTGAGTGAACGGTGTGACGCCTCCCTGCCGACGATCTATCGTCGTCTTGACCGTCTCGAGGAGTGTCAACTCGTGAACGAAGAGACGGAACTCGCTCCGGATGGCAACCACTACAGCATCTACAGTGCGAACCTCGATCGACTGGAACTGTCGCTCGATGACGGTTCGTTCGAACTCGAACTGACCTACCAGGACGAGGACGTCGCGGACAAGTTCACGCGGATGTGGGAGGGGATGCGATGA
- a CDS encoding glycosyltransferase produces MDVLALTTYDDAPFMDQQITALERRGVSFERLTVPGQVSASESRSPSDYLRYFPQVIREARNGYDLLHAHYGLTAPMALAQRRLPVVLTLWGTDLNGPAGPLTRVCAPRCDEVVVMTDGMKRTLGSDCTVIPFGIDLDLFRPRDRERARARVGWAADEHHVLFPYSPERTVKNYPRAKQIVAAVDHHVDRPVNLQVVHGVDHETVPTYMNAADALLLTSDSEGSPTSVKEALACNLPVVSLDVGDVRQRLAGVEPSRVATSDGELVRSLVEVLERGDRSNGRAAAEKVSQSVTIDRLLDVYERAVGHEIDVERPEPAVRRR; encoded by the coding sequence ATGGATGTGCTCGCCCTTACGACGTACGACGACGCCCCGTTCATGGATCAACAGATCACCGCGCTCGAGCGACGTGGCGTGTCGTTCGAGCGACTCACCGTTCCGGGTCAGGTCTCGGCGAGCGAATCCCGGAGCCCGAGTGACTATCTCCGATACTTTCCCCAGGTGATCCGGGAAGCCCGCAACGGATACGACCTCCTCCACGCACACTACGGACTGACGGCACCGATGGCGCTCGCACAGCGTCGGCTCCCGGTCGTGCTCACCCTGTGGGGAACCGACCTCAACGGCCCTGCGGGACCGCTCACGCGAGTGTGTGCGCCGCGCTGTGACGAGGTAGTCGTCATGACCGACGGGATGAAACGGACCCTCGGATCGGACTGTACCGTGATCCCCTTCGGGATCGACCTCGACCTGTTCCGGCCGCGAGACCGCGAACGAGCGCGAGCGCGCGTCGGCTGGGCAGCCGACGAACACCACGTCCTGTTTCCCTACTCCCCGGAACGGACCGTCAAGAACTATCCCCGTGCGAAACAGATCGTCGCGGCCGTCGACCACCACGTGGATCGACCGGTCAACCTGCAGGTCGTTCACGGCGTCGATCACGAGACCGTCCCGACGTACATGAACGCCGCCGATGCACTGTTGCTCACCTCTGACAGCGAGGGGTCCCCGACCTCGGTCAAAGAGGCCCTCGCGTGTAACCTCCCAGTGGTCTCGCTGGACGTGGGCGACGTGAGACAGCGACTCGCGGGCGTCGAACCGTCGCGGGTCGCGACGTCCGACGGCGAACTCGTCCGCAGTCTCGTCGAGGTCCTCGAGCGTGGCGACCGATCGAACGGCCGCGCCGCCGCAGAAAAGGTGAGTCAGTCGGTGACGATCGATCGGCTGCTCGACGTCTACGAGCGAGCAGTCGGCCACGAAATCGACGTCGAACGGCCGGAACCGGCCGTTCGGCGACGATGA
- a CDS encoding DUF7521 family protein — protein MNGNVVRIDEASVFELLTIGTLFLVAIMGTLIAYQAYRGYRRNDARSMLYLAIGLLLLTLCPFVINVTINTLASPDQVVTVFFENVSRLFGLAAIMYSLYGQH, from the coding sequence ATGAACGGGAACGTCGTCCGCATCGACGAGGCGTCGGTGTTCGAACTCCTCACCATCGGGACGCTCTTCCTCGTCGCGATCATGGGGACGCTCATCGCGTACCAGGCGTACCGCGGGTACCGACGCAACGACGCACGGTCGATGCTCTATCTCGCCATCGGACTGCTGTTGCTCACCCTGTGTCCGTTCGTGATCAACGTCACGATCAACACGCTCGCCAGTCCGGACCAGGTCGTCACGGTGTTCTTCGAGAACGTCAGTCGGCTGTTCGGACTGGCTGCGATCATGTATTCGCTGTACGGGCAGCATTAG
- a CDS encoding proton-conducting transporter membrane subunit encodes MSNVDLLLPLLIVVPILAATLPIALGLRYDWTGWPVAAITTTGLFAAAVALASVVYTDGQVIHTLGGYPRAYGIELVADEFSTPIALLVTGVAAGVLAYTRRGGPRGNTFYTAYLLLTGGLLGISLTGDVFNLFVFLEITSLATYALVASGDGPESAVAALKYLILGTVAASMYLIGVAFVFMATGTLNMVELASAIPAAERPVLIRAGFAFIVVGFAVKVAQWPLHTWQPSAYQQAPDGVTPLIAALVSTASAYAFGRLIVTVFEVEYLAAMPNAAPIVLTVGCVSVLAGTALAVIQTEVKRMLAYSSVSQFGLVIAAYGVVIAGNSETALIGAAIHLVGHGLLKAGLFLGAALVTASYGARTVDEYTGLAKERPIAAGAMAVLLLSLVGVPPGVGFVGKWYIALGAVESQIWPVAAVIFLSTMLTLAYAARLLEKMYFTPPTAVERPHAAEPVATDGGDAGTDDSDTTDSGFDDEGPAAAAIRDGGRATPDAVSAGMIAIVVVAALGAVALGFAGGTFAELLEPFLTEVIN; translated from the coding sequence ATGAGTAACGTCGACCTGCTCCTCCCGCTGTTGATCGTCGTGCCGATCCTCGCGGCGACGCTCCCGATCGCGCTCGGCCTGCGGTACGACTGGACCGGGTGGCCCGTCGCCGCGATCACGACGACCGGGCTGTTCGCCGCTGCCGTCGCCCTCGCGAGCGTCGTCTACACCGACGGGCAGGTGATTCACACGCTCGGCGGCTATCCCCGGGCGTACGGGATCGAACTCGTCGCGGACGAGTTCTCGACGCCGATCGCCCTGCTCGTGACGGGCGTCGCCGCCGGCGTCCTCGCGTACACGCGTCGCGGCGGCCCGCGCGGGAACACCTTCTACACCGCCTACCTGCTGCTCACCGGCGGGTTGCTCGGCATCTCGCTGACCGGCGACGTGTTCAACCTCTTCGTCTTCCTCGAGATCACGAGTCTCGCGACCTACGCGCTGGTCGCCAGCGGCGACGGCCCCGAGTCGGCGGTCGCCGCCCTGAAGTACCTGATCCTGGGGACCGTCGCCGCGTCGATGTACCTGATCGGCGTCGCTTTCGTGTTCATGGCGACGGGGACGCTCAACATGGTCGAACTCGCGTCGGCGATTCCGGCGGCGGAACGGCCCGTCCTGATCCGGGCCGGCTTCGCGTTCATCGTCGTCGGCTTCGCCGTCAAGGTCGCTCAGTGGCCGCTGCACACCTGGCAGCCCAGCGCCTACCAGCAGGCTCCCGACGGCGTGACGCCGCTGATCGCGGCGCTCGTCTCGACGGCCTCCGCGTACGCGTTCGGACGGCTGATCGTCACCGTCTTCGAAGTCGAGTACCTCGCCGCGATGCCGAACGCGGCTCCGATCGTCCTCACCGTCGGCTGCGTGAGCGTCCTCGCGGGCACGGCACTCGCCGTGATCCAGACCGAGGTCAAACGGATGCTCGCCTACTCGTCGGTCTCACAGTTCGGGCTGGTCATCGCCGCCTACGGAGTCGTCATCGCCGGCAACTCCGAAACGGCACTGATCGGAGCCGCGATCCACCTGGTCGGTCACGGACTGCTGAAAGCCGGGCTCTTTCTCGGGGCCGCGCTCGTCACGGCGAGCTACGGCGCTCGCACCGTCGACGAGTACACCGGACTCGCCAAGGAGCGACCGATCGCCGCCGGCGCGATGGCCGTCCTCCTGCTCTCGCTCGTCGGCGTCCCACCGGGCGTCGGCTTCGTCGGCAAGTGGTACATCGCCCTCGGTGCGGTCGAATCGCAGATCTGGCCGGTCGCCGCCGTGATCTTCCTCAGCACCATGCTCACCCTCGCCTACGCGGCCCGCCTGCTCGAGAAGATGTACTTCACGCCGCCTACCGCGGTCGAACGACCCCACGCGGCGGAGCCGGTGGCGACGGACGGCGGCGACGCCGGTACTGACGACTCCGACACCACCGACTCCGGGTTCGACGACGAGGGGCCCGCCGCCGCTGCCATCCGCGACGGCGGCAGAGCCACCCCCGACGCCGTTTCGGCCGGCATGATCGCGATCGTCGTCGTCGCCGCGCTCGGTGCCGTCGCGCTCGGCTTCGCGGGCGGGACGTTCGCCGAGTTGCTCGAGCCGTTCCTCACCGAGGTGATCAACTGA
- the tuf gene encoding translation elongation factor EF-1 subunit alpha, protein MTDKPHQNLAIIGHVDHGKSTLVGRLLFETGGVPEHIIEQHRQEAEEKGKGGFEFAYVMDNLAEERERGLTIDIAHQEFETDTYYFTVVDTPGHRDFVKNMITGASQADNAVLVVAADDGVAPQTQEHVFLARTLGINELIVGVNKMDIVDYEENRYREVVAEVKELLDQVRFDTEDASFIPISAFEGDNVADHSDNTPWYDGPTILDALNDLPETEPPTDASLRLPIQDVYTISGIGTVPVGRVETGQMRTGDDVVFQPSDVGGEVKTIEMHHEEIDLAGPGDNVGFNVRGIGKDDIRRGDVCGPADDPPSVAETFQAQIVVMQHPSVITVGYTPVFHAHTAQVAGTIESLDRKMDPASGEVDEEEPDFIQSGDAAVVTVRPQKPLSIEPSDEIPELGSFAIRDMGQTVAAGKVLDVNEK, encoded by the coding sequence ATGACAGACAAACCCCACCAGAACCTGGCCATCATCGGCCACGTAGACCACGGGAAGAGCACGCTGGTGGGACGCCTCCTATTCGAGACCGGGGGTGTCCCGGAGCACATCATCGAACAGCACCGCCAGGAAGCCGAGGAGAAGGGCAAGGGCGGCTTCGAGTTCGCCTACGTGATGGACAACCTCGCCGAAGAGCGCGAGCGCGGCCTGACGATCGACATCGCCCACCAGGAGTTCGAGACGGACACGTACTACTTCACGGTCGTCGACACGCCCGGCCACCGCGACTTCGTGAAGAACATGATTACGGGGGCGTCGCAGGCGGACAACGCCGTCCTCGTCGTCGCCGCCGACGACGGCGTCGCACCCCAGACGCAAGAACACGTCTTCCTGGCGCGGACGCTCGGCATCAACGAACTGATCGTCGGCGTCAACAAGATGGACATCGTCGACTACGAGGAGAACCGCTATCGCGAGGTCGTAGCGGAGGTCAAGGAACTCCTCGATCAGGTCCGTTTCGACACCGAAGACGCGAGTTTCATCCCGATCTCGGCGTTCGAGGGCGACAACGTCGCCGACCACTCCGACAACACGCCGTGGTACGACGGGCCGACGATCCTCGACGCCCTGAACGACCTGCCGGAGACGGAGCCACCGACCGACGCCTCGCTGCGCCTCCCGATCCAGGACGTCTACACGATCTCCGGGATCGGGACGGTTCCGGTCGGACGGGTCGAGACGGGCCAGATGCGAACCGGCGACGACGTCGTCTTCCAGCCGTCCGACGTGGGCGGCGAGGTCAAGACGATCGAGATGCACCACGAGGAGATCGACCTCGCGGGACCCGGTGACAACGTCGGGTTCAACGTCCGCGGCATCGGCAAGGACGACATCCGCCGCGGAGACGTCTGCGGCCCCGCGGACGATCCTCCGAGCGTCGCGGAGACGTTCCAGGCCCAGATCGTCGTCATGCAACATCCCTCGGTCATCACGGTCGGCTACACGCCGGTCTTCCACGCCCACACGGCCCAGGTCGCCGGCACGATCGAGTCCCTCGATCGGAAGATGGATCCGGCCAGCGGCGAGGTCGACGAAGAAGAGCCGGACTTCATCCAGTCCGGCGACGCTGCCGTCGTCACCGTTCGCCCGCAGAAACCCCTCAGCATCGAACCGTCGGACGAGATTCCCGAACTCGGGAGCTTCGCCATCCGCGACATGGGCCAGACCGTCGCCGCCGGCAAGGTCCTCGACGTCAACGAGAAGTAG